Within the Enterobacter roggenkampii genome, the region GCTTGTTCAGCAGCTGCATGTAAACCTGCTGTCCTGACTCCACGTCGCGGGTCAGACGCACGATCTCCTGCTGGGTTTTCGGCATCGCGGTCACGCGGTCATTGAGCTTCGCCTTCTCCTCTTCCAGCGTGCGGCGTTTCTCCAGCAGCGTGCGGTAAGCCGGGTGACGTTTGGTGTAAAGCTTGGAGATCTCCGCCTCTTTGAAGGTCAGCTCGTTGAGCTGAGCGTCAATGTTGACCATCGAATCGAGGACCGATTTCGCCTCCAGCGGCAGGTCGACAGAGTCTTTATCCTGGCGGTAGGCGTTCAGCTTGTTCTCGGCATCATCCAGGCGGGCGCGCACTTCCGGGAGCTGTTTCGACAGGAACGCCAGGCTTTTCGCCGCTTCAGCCGACTTACGCTCAACGTTCTGCTCAAGGTAGTTGCGGGTAATGCTGTTCAGGATGTCGCGGATCTGATCCTTATCTTCCCCGGTAAAGGTCATGCTCAGCACGCCGGTGTCCTTACCGTTTTCAGTGACGGTCAGGTTGTTTTGCAGGTTGTTGATCATCCCCAGCGTGGAGAATTTGGTGACGGTAAACTCCCCACCCTCCTGGGCGTTGATCGCACTGACCATCATGCTGACGCCGTCTTTGCTCAGCATCTGTCCGACTTCACCGCGCGCGCTAAAGCCCGCGTCGCTGGTCAACTGATACTGTTTCGGGCCAAGCACCGTGAGGGTAAAGGTCTGATCGGCTGCCCCTTTTGGCAGCACGAAGTCAGTGACCTTCACCGTGTCGTTGCTTCTGCCCATCAGCCGATCCCAGCCCGCACCAAAGATTGGGAAGGTATTTTTGGTGACGGAGATATCGAGCCCAAGGTCGTGAACCGTTTTACCCAGCACCAGACGTGACTGGATGAGCTGGATTTCAGCGTCAGAGGCCGGCGGCTTGTTCGCCAGCGCGGAGCCAATGTCCTGCACCAGCGAGTTACCGGTATTCTGCTCGATCTGCACCAGCGCATCGGCGCTGTAGATAGGGGTGGCGAACAGCGTATAGACGACGGCCGCCGCGGCAAACACGGCGGTAATGCCCAGCACCCACCACTTTGCCTCGATAACCGTGCCAACCAGGCGCCCAATATCAATTTCATCACTGCCCGAAGTCGGGGCGGCAGAAGGTTTTGTTTTTTCTGTCATTGTTATCCCTGCTGAGCTTTCAGTGCCTGCGCCCACTGTTGGGCAGACTGGTCAAGTAAGGTGTAAACCGCCTCGAAAGCCTCATGGCTTTTGCGATATGGATCGGGGATTTCACGTTCATTGTCCCAGTGTCCAAACAGCATCACCTTACCGCGCATCTCCGGAGCGATATCGCACAGCGCTTGAATATGGCGTTTTTCCATCGCCAGAATCAGG harbors:
- the wzc gene encoding tyrosine-protein kinase Wzc; protein product: MTEKTKPSAAPTSGSDEIDIGRLVGTVIEAKWWVLGITAVFAAAAVVYTLFATPIYSADALVQIEQNTGNSLVQDIGSALANKPPASDAEIQLIQSRLVLGKTVHDLGLDISVTKNTFPIFGAGWDRLMGRSNDTVKVTDFVLPKGAADQTFTLTVLGPKQYQLTSDAGFSARGEVGQMLSKDGVSMMVSAINAQEGGEFTVTKFSTLGMINNLQNNLTVTENGKDTGVLSMTFTGEDKDQIRDILNSITRNYLEQNVERKSAEAAKSLAFLSKQLPEVRARLDDAENKLNAYRQDKDSVDLPLEAKSVLDSMVNIDAQLNELTFKEAEISKLYTKRHPAYRTLLEKRRTLEEEKAKLNDRVTAMPKTQQEIVRLTRDVESGQQVYMQLLNKQQELKITEASTVGDVRIVDPAITQPGVLKPKKALIILGSIILGLMLSIVGVLLRSLFNRGIESPQVLEENGINVYASIPLSEWQKSRDSVKTIKGVKRYKQSQLLAVGNPTDLAIEAIRSLRTSLHFAMMQAKNNVLMLTGVSPSIGKTFVCANLAAVVSQTNKRVLLIDCDMRKGYTHELLGTNNVNGLSEILLGKGDISQSAKPTTVPKFDLIPRGQVPPNPSELLMSERFTELVEWASKNYDLVLIDTPPILAVTDAAVVGRHAGTTLMVARYAVNTLKEVETSLSRFEQNGIEVKGVILNSIFRRATGYQDYGYYEYEYKSDSK